A stretch of the Apis mellifera strain DH4 unplaced genomic scaffold, Amel_HAv3.1 GroupUN_248, whole genome shotgun sequence genome encodes the following:
- the LOC726834 gene encoding uncharacterized protein LOC726834 isoform X2, whose translation MLKYVTPEKGIYIVWLSVALSLCWPLPASSTRKQIVCIKILQIGAIISAFMVLLPLIYAIHLNIHNLINLFKCICLLICVFQNIIQTIICFIKYDVLQRVVEEMMTCVKEEQLYKVLCIYVKKCNIFYGGTIVLTYGAATVFVLGPTFLPISFPWETEYPFQINDTSRNIIYIHQFFFTYQCAAHICLSLFGALLLWFAAARFECLVEELQKITNIDMLIVCFKKLLLLRRYAEEVVSCIRFLVFYAIAVGTFMLTLSGIIMIINSPILVKIQFIIICMSSLMEIYMYAWPADHMQDASINILRSAYNSIWYEQSLDMQKDLLIILMYQRPVILSINVLLPELTLRYYCSYVANAFSVFTALRAVVEDK comes from the exons ATGTTGAAATACGTGACTCCAGAAAAgggtatttatattgtttggCTTAGTGTTGCTTTGTCTCTTTGTTGGCCACTTCCTGCTAGTAGTACCAGAAAACAAATTGtgtgcataaaaattttacagattGGTGCCATAATTAGCGCTTTTATGGTACTCTTACCTTTAATTTACGCAATTCATTTGAATATACACAATTTAATCAATCTTTTCAAATGTATCTGTTTATTGATATgtgtatttcaaaatattatacaaactatcatatgtttcataaaatatgatgTTTTGCAA CGTGTAGTCGAAGAAATGATGACATGTGTTAAAGAAGAACAactatataaagttttatgcatatatgtcaagaaatgtaatattttctacGGGGGAACTATTGTGTTAACATATGGAGCTGCAACTGTTTTTGTACTAGGACCAACATTCTTACCAATTTCTTTCCCATGGGAAACAGAATATCCATTTCAAATTAATGATACctcaagaaatattatatacatccatcaatttttcttcacttATCAATGTGCTGCACATATATGCTTAAGTTTATTCGGAGCACTTCTTCTTTGGTTTGCAGCTGCAAGATTTGAATGTTTAGTTGAGGAATTACAGAAAATTACAAACATCGATATGCTGAtcgtttgttttaaaaaattattacttttaagaAG aTACGCAGAAGAAGTAGTGAGCTGTATTcgttttttagtattttatgcTATAGCAGTAGGCACATTTATGCTGACTTTATCTGGTATTATAATGATCAta AATTCGCCAATActtgtaaaaattcaattcataatCATATGTATGTCTTCTCTTATGGAAATTTACATGTATGCATGGCCAGCTGATCACATGCAAGATGCa AGTATAAACATTTTACGAAGTGCATATAACTCAATATGGTATGAACAGAGCTTAGATATGCAAAAGGATTTGctgattatattaatgtatcaaAGACCAGTAATTCTTTCCATTAATGTTTTGTTACCAGAGCTTACTTTACGTTATTATTGTTCG TACGTGGCAAATGCTTTCTCTGTTTTCACAGCTCTGCGAGCCGTAGTGgaagataaatga